The Mucilaginibacter mallensis genome has a segment encoding these proteins:
- a CDS encoding tetratricopeptide repeat protein produces the protein MQSRKIIIPVLFLLFITPYAFCQSEVFKPVINNLALYKKKKDLKYLGAAKKSIDSLFTTKADSSDLKKIVYRIVVNSSILYIDSLNTLKQPDILLDQTVKWMDKISLSKKINRFRDEMDFSNDCIANVYIRKGFAYMYTSDFSNAEKAFIKAQEYAPSFKQLNFYIAYSNNKLGNLKDAAKYYDNLISTDSTKAEYIETVSNIYKSIGDTAKALEALQKGRRRLPDDKLLLLDQANIYNNQKNYDALAPLLGTLLANYPNNADIAFVAANCYDHLGLYDKAEPLYLRAIDLNSAAYDPVLNLGVLYFKESLIKKGNDQQKYISQATQLLETANEISPNDARSLEVLQLVYEKTQNKNQLLNVTNKLKELNNQ, from the coding sequence ATGCAGAGCCGTAAAATAATAATACCGGTTTTATTTTTGTTGTTTATTACACCTTATGCCTTCTGCCAGTCGGAAGTGTTTAAGCCTGTAATAAACAACTTAGCGCTTTATAAGAAAAAGAAAGATCTTAAATACTTAGGAGCTGCCAAAAAATCAATTGATAGTTTGTTTACCACCAAGGCTGATTCATCAGACCTGAAAAAAATTGTTTATAGGATAGTAGTAAACTCAAGTATATTGTATATCGATTCATTAAATACCCTTAAACAGCCTGATATTCTTCTTGATCAGACAGTAAAATGGATGGATAAAATATCTTTGAGCAAAAAGATAAACAGATTCCGCGATGAAATGGATTTTTCAAACGATTGCATCGCCAACGTTTATATCCGCAAGGGCTTTGCCTATATGTATACCTCCGATTTCTCTAATGCCGAAAAAGCATTTATAAAAGCTCAGGAATATGCGCCTTCATTTAAACAATTGAATTTTTACATTGCATATTCAAATAATAAACTGGGTAATTTAAAAGATGCGGCCAAATACTATGATAACCTGATAAGTACGGATAGTACTAAAGCGGAGTACATAGAAACAGTATCAAATATCTATAAATCAATAGGTGATACTGCTAAAGCACTTGAAGCACTTCAAAAGGGCAGAAGGCGTTTACCAGATGATAAATTGTTGCTGCTTGATCAGGCTAACATCTATAATAACCAAAAAAATTATGATGCACTGGCGCCGCTATTAGGCACATTGCTTGCTAATTATCCTAATAACGCTGATATTGCATTTGTTGCTGCTAATTGTTATGACCATTTAGGCCTGTATGATAAAGCAGAACCCCTTTATTTACGTGCCATAGATCTGAATAGTGCTGCATATGATCCGGTACTGAATTTGGGCGTACTTTATTTTAAGGAAAGCCTTATAAAAAAAGGAAATGATCAGCAAAAATATATTTCACAGGCTACTCAATTATTAGAAACAGCTAATGAAATATCACCAAATGATGCAAGAAGTTTAGAGGTATTACAACTGGTTTATGAAAAAACTCAAAACAAAAACCAGTTGTTGAATGTAACTAACAAATTAAAAGAATTAAATAACCAATAA
- a CDS encoding tetratricopeptide repeat protein, whose product MKIKFLITGLLGLLSVAAFAQKGELNNAKEQYEKYDALRGGSLKLALTSLTDAKTSIDKASLNDKTSALPLTFALKGAIYAALTVQDTVPATSLPNFKIADDALGKAKTLDSAKQENKKIIDNAYLNLAQYQFNKGRAEFQDKKFEMAYHSFDYFRQVLPNDTTALYATGLAAANVGATNPKYYAIAITDYNKLLTTNYSQNATIYYDLSSIYLSNKDTASAFKISGDGVAKYPADNNLRRREIEIGLQSGKQDQLIGKIQSAITSDPKNKTLYYYLGITYAQIAESIGDKQSKTKDAAAKAALEQSKVDNYNKAAEAYKKALGVDPSYADASLSLGYVAVEPALDLYNAANQLPTNQQKKYDADMAQVQVLIEAAKPYLQKAVDLNPKSPEALQNLKSYYLVKRDMTNANLIQKKIEALGGK is encoded by the coding sequence ATGAAAATCAAATTTTTGATAACTGGTCTCTTAGGCTTACTTTCAGTTGCAGCATTTGCACAAAAAGGCGAATTAAATAACGCAAAGGAGCAATACGAGAAATATGATGCATTAAGAGGCGGATCTTTAAAACTGGCTCTTACAAGTCTCACCGATGCTAAAACATCAATAGATAAAGCATCATTAAATGATAAAACATCAGCTCTTCCTTTAACGTTTGCATTAAAAGGAGCCATTTATGCAGCTTTAACTGTTCAGGATACTGTTCCTGCTACATCATTACCGAACTTTAAAATTGCTGATGATGCATTAGGGAAAGCCAAAACATTAGATTCAGCAAAACAGGAGAACAAAAAAATAATTGATAATGCTTATCTTAATCTAGCGCAATATCAATTTAATAAGGGTAGGGCTGAATTTCAGGATAAGAAATTTGAGATGGCTTACCATTCATTCGACTATTTCCGCCAGGTTTTGCCAAATGATACTACAGCTTTATATGCAACAGGGCTGGCAGCAGCAAATGTAGGTGCAACAAACCCTAAATATTATGCTATTGCTATAACTGATTATAATAAATTGCTAACTACAAATTATTCGCAGAACGCCACAATTTATTACGATCTATCCTCTATTTATTTATCAAATAAGGATACTGCAAGTGCTTTTAAAATATCAGGAGATGGTGTTGCAAAATATCCTGCAGATAATAACCTTCGTAGGAGAGAAATTGAAATAGGCTTGCAATCAGGTAAGCAAGATCAATTAATAGGTAAGATCCAAAGCGCTATAACCAGCGATCCTAAAAATAAAACCTTATATTATTACTTAGGGATAACTTATGCGCAGATAGCTGAATCTATTGGCGATAAGCAATCAAAAACAAAAGATGCTGCAGCTAAAGCCGCATTAGAGCAATCAAAAGTTGATAACTATAACAAAGCCGCCGAGGCCTATAAAAAAGCATTGGGTGTTGATCCAAGTTATGCTGATGCCAGCTTAAGCTTAGGATATGTTGCAGTTGAGCCAGCGCTTGATCTGTACAATGCCGCTAACCAGTTGCCAACAAACCAACAAAAGAAATATGATGCAGATATGGCCCAGGTTCAGGTATTAATTGAAGCTGCAAAACCATATTTACAAAAAGCTGTTGATTTGAATCCTAAATCGCCGGAGGCTTTACAAAACTTAAAATCATATTACCTGGTGAAAAGGGATATGACTAATGCTAATCTTATTCAAAAGAAGATAGAAGCATTAGGAGGTAAGTAA
- a CDS encoding sensor histidine kinase, with amino-acid sequence MKKKLNILFVLISLSLLGIIVFQIYWTFNAYKVNKEKFDNNIDLAMQKAMDDCKKDYFDSIRLVLVKRLSDPVIKIRIDTLHEADIVHKQLSIYITSKHSGLGEPFHITSPQLDYYRNMIKHKATLPEVLTEASFYMPDLMNDWSLLLGMDDITDHQDEMLTYLKAHSDIPSDSIMAHKNLTPYGIYALPENYRQSDSIKLRNYFEQELEKMHIHSNFDLQFAMHPTSPQKLTTNYSETNEYSYKYHGFVFLHIRGDEFFVRAAFGKVQYVVLKSMLTPLLLSLLLILFTVYCFNYIIQLVIHQNKLAELKDDFINNMTHELKTPIATITVAIEGLQKFNALNDAEKTQRYLQISKGELSKLNNLVSKVLNIAAFENKDIDLVKEPINVDELVNSIIASEQLKADKKVNFTYSNIDKIITIYADKLHLGNVLNNIIDNAIKYSNEPVEILIACFKQNKNLIFSVKDNGIGIPADHINQIFDKFHRVPTGNVHNVKGTGLGLSYSKYIIEAHGGTIGVKSEINTGSEFIVSIPLSNG; translated from the coding sequence ATGAAAAAGAAACTGAATATTTTATTTGTATTAATAAGCCTGTCGTTATTAGGCATAATTGTTTTCCAGATCTACTGGACGTTTAATGCCTATAAAGTAAACAAGGAGAAGTTTGACAATAATATCGACCTGGCCATGCAAAAGGCTATGGACGATTGTAAAAAGGATTATTTCGATTCAATCCGTTTAGTTTTAGTTAAGCGATTAAGTGATCCGGTTATAAAAATAAGGATAGATACCTTACATGAGGCAGACATTGTTCATAAACAATTATCAATTTACATAACAAGCAAGCACTCAGGTTTAGGCGAGCCTTTTCATATTACATCTCCCCAACTGGATTATTATCGGAATATGATCAAACATAAGGCAACATTGCCTGAGGTGCTTACAGAAGCTTCATTCTATATGCCAGACTTGATGAATGACTGGTCATTATTGCTCGGAATGGATGATATTACAGATCATCAGGATGAAATGCTTACTTATTTAAAAGCACACAGTGATATACCAAGTGATAGTATTATGGCGCACAAAAATTTAACGCCATACGGTATTTATGCATTACCTGAAAATTACAGGCAAAGCGATAGCATTAAATTGCGAAATTATTTTGAACAGGAACTGGAGAAAATGCACATCCATTCAAATTTCGACCTTCAATTTGCGATGCATCCCACATCCCCACAAAAACTCACTACCAATTATAGCGAAACAAATGAATATAGTTATAAGTATCATGGTTTTGTATTTCTGCATATTCGGGGTGATGAATTTTTTGTACGTGCAGCATTCGGTAAGGTTCAATATGTAGTATTAAAAAGCATGCTTACCCCTCTCCTGCTGTCTTTGTTGTTAATTCTATTTACCGTTTATTGTTTTAATTATATCATCCAGCTGGTTATTCATCAAAATAAACTTGCTGAGCTGAAAGATGATTTCATTAATAACATGACGCATGAATTAAAAACCCCGATTGCTACAATAACTGTTGCTATTGAAGGGCTCCAAAAGTTTAATGCTTTAAATGATGCTGAGAAAACGCAACGTTATTTGCAGATCTCAAAAGGCGAATTGTCTAAATTAAATAACCTGGTTTCAAAAGTTCTTAATATAGCAGCCTTTGAAAATAAGGATATTGATCTGGTTAAAGAGCCAATAAATGTGGACGAGCTTGTAAACAGCATCATAGCCTCAGAACAGCTGAAAGCTGATAAAAAAGTAAATTTCACGTATAGCAACATAGATAAAATAATTACGATTTATGCCGATAAGTTGCACCTTGGAAACGTGTTGAATAATATAATTGATAACGCGATTAAATACAGTAATGAGCCTGTAGAGATACTTATTGCCTGCTTTAAACAAAACAAGAACCTGATTTTTTCTGTAAAAGATAACGGTATAGGCATACCTGCAGATCATATCAATCAGATATTTGATAAATTCCATCGTGTACCTACAGGTAATGTTCATAATGTAAAAGGTACAGGTTTAGGGTTAAGCTATTCAAAATATATAATTGAAGCGCATGGAGGAACGATTGGTGTAAAAAGCGAAATTAATACAGGCAGTGAATTTATTGTTTCCATACCTTTAAGCAATGGATAA
- a CDS encoding response regulator transcription factor yields MDNITVLLAEDEMALAHIVRESLEERNFKVILCANGEQAIEQYRKLKPDVLALDIMMPKIDGFEVARQIREIDVNTPIIFITARSQIKDVVNGFEIGANDYLKKPFSVEELIVRIKALLRTKRTHDNITKAIKIDNEPLKIGDILFNPIKNTIQHNNSGIVHLTARESAVLYQLCQPNMESVPRKVLLQKIWGNDNVFNARSLDVFITKLRRHLEADPNIQLINIRGIGYKLVW; encoded by the coding sequence ATGGATAATATAACGGTTTTATTAGCAGAAGATGAGATGGCATTGGCCCACATTGTACGTGAGAGCCTGGAAGAGCGCAATTTTAAGGTGATTTTATGTGCAAATGGCGAACAGGCTATTGAGCAATACAGGAAGCTTAAACCAGATGTATTAGCGCTTGATATTATGATGCCCAAAATTGATGGTTTTGAGGTGGCCCGGCAGATACGTGAAATTGATGTAAACACCCCAATAATATTTATAACCGCGCGTTCGCAGATTAAGGATGTAGTTAACGGCTTTGAAATTGGTGCCAATGATTACTTGAAAAAGCCATTCAGTGTTGAAGAATTGATAGTCAGGATAAAGGCTCTGCTAAGAACCAAGCGAACGCATGATAATATAACAAAGGCAATTAAAATAGATAATGAACCGCTTAAAATAGGCGATATTTTATTTAATCCTATAAAAAACACCATCCAGCATAATAATAGTGGAATCGTACATTTAACCGCCCGTGAAAGTGCTGTGCTATATCAGCTATGTCAGCCTAATATGGAATCCGTTCCCCGTAAAGTGCTGCTTCAAAAAATATGGGGTAATGACAATGTTTTTAATGCCCGCAGCCTTGATGTTTTTATTACCAAATTGCGCCGCCATCTTGAAGCCGACCCCAATATACAGCTCATTAACATACGCGGAATTGGGTATAAATTAGTCTGGTAG